Genomic window (Mycolicibacterium smegmatis):
CATCACCAACGCGGGCGGCAGCATCTTCCTCGAAGAGATAAGTACCCACAAATGGCCCGATGGTGGCAGAGAGGCTGCGTCGTACTTCGATTGGATCCCGCAAGACGCGCGATCGCCCGACCGGGCGACCTCTCAGCAGGCCGGCGAGACTGCGCATACTCTTGCAGTCTTCCTTGCCGACCACCGGCAGGCGTTGGAAGCAGTCGGTAACGGCCTGCTCGGGTTACGGAAGGCTCCGGTCGGAAAGGCCAACCCCCAATTGGTGGCTGCATATGGAGCAGCACTTACCCCTTATCTACCAGCGATCGCGGGGTCTGACGGTTCGCCAGGATTTCCTCCCTTCCAGCACTCGACGCCTGAAGATTTCGCCAGAGCACGCAACATTTTCGCGGTGATCGCAACGAATACAGAAGCCGGACGTGAGTTCGTTGAGCGTGCGAGCGAGGATGCCGAGCGCATCGCTGCAACGGCTGCTCATGACGCGTGTGAACCAGAATCCGCCAAGCACAATGTCGACTCAGCCGTCTTGCGGACAGCCGGCATACTTGCCGGACTTGCAGACAGCATGAGCAATGAAGGAAGCGGCCCCGAGCGGCATCAAATTCTGGATGACATCAGCTACACAATGGCAGCCGCATGCGTCTCCGCCGACCCGATGCCCCCCACCAGCCAGATCGCGGACTACATGGAATCCGGGAGATTGTTGACGCCTGACGAGGTGCTTCAGCAACGAGACGAGGGTTTGGAGGATTACTACCAAAGCCTGCGGGATTATCTCGCTACCCGCGACATCGAAATCGAGCCATACCTGGAGTGGTACGAAAAGGCGAGAGGGTGATTGGTCCCTATATCTCGGCGTCCGCCAGAGAGACTCAAGCCGGAGTCGAGCCGCACAACGACTCCCCTTACGTCGGAATATCAGTGCGGCAGGTCGAACTGACTCAACGCGACCCTCGCCTCGCTGCCGATGCTTCTGCGCCCTCACAGGGGCCCCAGAAGGGACCAGCCCCGGCCCCTCAAGTCGACGTCTTCGGCAACTGGTTCATCACTGCGTCAAGCAGCGTCGGATGGGGACCGATCACTCGGCCCGTCCTCGACAACTTCCCCACCCCGGAAATCGAGAAGCGCTGCAGCGACTCCATGCCGCACAACGAGGCTCAACGCCGGGAGATGATGACCGGGTACAAAGATCAACCTCCGCCCCACGGCGACGCAGTACCAGGCTGGCCTCTCAGGAGCGAGTGACTGGACGCAGTATGCGAGTGGCCCCGCGCCAGTAGACATGCCATGCAAAGCTGCACGCATGACAGATGTGCGTGAAAAAGGCTTCCAGGTTCTGCGTGAACTTCTCCCTGATCTCCCCCTCGACGGATTCCAGCGTGACGGGTCGTTCGGCGACGAACTGCTGGAGATCGGGCTCGACAACGTCTTCGGACGGTTGTGGAGCCGCGAGGGCCTGAGCCGCCGGGACCGCAGCCTGGTGACCATGGGCATCCTGATCGCCCTGCGCGCCACCGACGAGTTCGCCTCACACGTCAAGATCGCCCGCAACAACGGCCTCACCGAACAGGAGATCGCCGAGGTCATCTACCACTCCAGCGGCTACGCCGGATTCCCGAACGCCAACACGGCGATGAAAGTGGCCAAAGGGGTACTCGAGGGCCCGTGAGCCCTGTTACCCACCACCGCGTCCTCGTCGACGGGGTTGACACGTTCTACCGCACCGCCGGCCCCGTCGACGCCCCGATAGTGCTGCTCCCCCACGGATATCCGGCGTCGTCGTATGTCTACCGCAACCTCATGGCCGCGCTCGGCGGCCGGTGGCGCCTGATCGCTCCGGACCTACCCGGATTCGGTTACAGCGCAACCCCTTCCGCGCAGGAATTCGCCTACACGTTCGCCGCCTACAGTGCGTTTCTGCAGAGCTTCGTCGAGACGCTCGGGCTCGGCCGGTACGTCATCTGGCTGCACGACTACGGCTCGCAGTTCGGCTTCCAGCTGGCACTGGCGAAACCCGAGCGCGTGGCGGGCCTGATCATCCAGAACGGCGACATCTACGAGGACGCCTTCGGCCCCAAATACGACTTCCTCAAGGAGTCGTGGAACAACCCCGGCCCCGCCGCGCGCCGTCGGATCGCACAGCACGTGACGCTGCACGGCTTCGAGACCGAGTTCCGCGGCGAGCTGCCAGATGACGTCGCCGAGCGCATCAGCCCTGACCTGTGGACCCTGCACTGGTCGCTGATGTCGACACCAGAGCGCGTCGCCAACCTGATCCGGCTCCTGGAGGACCAACCGACGACGCTGGGCTGGTTCGCAGCCGAACAGGCGTATCTACGCGAGCAGCACCCGCGGGTCCTGATCGTGTGGGGCCCGCACGACGGCTACATGCCCGAAGCATCGGCGCGGGCGTACCTGCGGGACCTTCCGGACGCGGACATCCACCTGCTCGGCGGAGGGCACTGGCTGTTGGAGACCCACCTCGACGAGGTGGTGCCACTGATCGACGCGTTCCTGGCCGACGTCTACGCGCGGCGCTGAGAGCCCTGTCTCGCCGAAATCAACGGAAATGTCGTTGCGCGACGCCAGACACGACAATTGCGTCGGTTTCGGCGCGAAGGAAAGAGAGCCGCCTGGGGGAATCGAACCCCCGACCTATTCATTACGAGTGAATCGCTCTACCGACTGAGCTAAGGCGGCGTGCCCGTGCAGGCGGGACGAGTCTACGGCAGCGCCCGCCGTGCAACCAAAACGGTCCCGGCGTCAGCCCCGCAGCGCCTGTCCGATGGTGGCGACCATGGCGTCGACGGCGAACTTCGGCTTGACGTTGACGGCCAGGGCCTCGCGGCATTCCAGCACGGCCTCGATGCAGCGCAGCAGACGGTCCGGGGCGGCGTGGGCGGCCAGCGCGGCGACCTTCTCGGCCATGTCCGGATGGTTCGCGGTGACGCTGCCGACCCCCGAGGACACCAGCAGCGCGTCGCGGAAGTAGGTCGCCAGGTCGATCAGGGCCCGGTCCAGCGCGTCACGCGAGGCCCGGGTCTGGCGTGACTTCTGCCGCTTCTCCAGCTCCTTGAGCGCTCCGGCGGCCCCACGCATGGTGCCCGCGGTGCCCTTACCGGTGCCGCCCGCGCCGAGCGCGGTCTTGAGTTCCTCGGTCTCGTTCTCGTTGCGGTCGGCGGTCAGCGCGACGGCCTCGGCCTCCGCGACGGCCACCATCTCCTCGGCGGCCGCGTACGCCCGCGACGGGGTCGCGGCATCACGGGCCAGCCCGAGCGCCCGTTTGCGGCGCTCCCTGGCCTCAGGATCGGTCGCCAGGCGCCGGGCCCGGCCGACGTGGCCACCGCACACCGACGCCGCCCAGCGCGCGTCCTCGGGCGGCAACCCGTCGCCGGTGATCAGCACGTCGGCGATGGCGTCGATCGACGGCGTCGTCAGCGCGATGTGCCGGCACCGCGAACGCAGCGTGATCGCGATGTCCTCGGGATCCACCGACGGCGCGCACAACAGGAACACCGTCGACGGCGGCGGCTCCTCGACCACCTTGAGCAGCGCGTTGGCCGCACCTTCGGTGAGCCGGTCGGCGTCCTCGATCACCACGACCTGCCAGCGGCCCGTCCCGGGCCGCCGTGACGCGATCTGGACGATCTCGCGCATCTCCTTGACCGCGATGGACAGCCCCTCGGGCACGATGCGGCGCACATCGGCGTGCGTGCCTGCCATCGTCGTCGTGCAGGCACGGCACTCGCCGCACCCGGGAACCCCGTCGGACGTGCACTGCAACGCGGCCGCGAAACACAGCGCAGCAACCGACCGGCCGGACCCCGGCGGGCCCGTGATCAGCCACGCGTGGGTCATCGTGCCGGTTGCGACACCACTGTGGGCGGAATCACCTCTGGCAGCCGCCGCGGCCGCCACCAGCTCCTGTTCCACCGCGTGCTGACCCACCAGACGCGAAAAGACACCGCTCATCGTCCACAACAGTAATGGTCACGCCGACACAAATGGCTGGCAGCGGCGCTCAAGGTCCGCGCGGCCCGATACGGTGAACAGGTGACCACGGAGCCCATCCCCATCGCGCGAATCGGTGCATTCGCCCGGTGGGTGGCGCGCACCCCGTGGCCGGTGTTCACGCTGGGCATGTTGCAGGCCGACATCATCGGCGCGCTGTTCGTGCTCGGCTTCCTGCGGTTCGGGCTACCGCCCGAGGATCGCATCCAGTTGCAGGACCTTCCGGCGTTCAACCTCGCGATCTTCCTGGCCTACCTGTTCGTGTCGTTCACCGTCGGCGCGTACCTGGCCCTGCGCCTGCTGATCCCGGTGATCCGCTGGCAGCGCCGCGAGACGGTGCTGTCCGAGGGTGATCCGGGCATCACCGAGCTGGCGCGCGCCCGCGCGCTGAAGATGCCCTTCTACCGGACGCTGATCAGCGTCACCAACTGGTGCCTGGGCTCGATCGTGTTCATCGTCGCCAGCTGGCCCGTGGCGAGCCATTCGGCGCCCGTCGTCGCGGTGGCCACCGCGCTGGGCGCGACGGCCACGGCGATCATCGGCTACCTGCAGTCCGAGCGTGTGCTCCGCCCGGTCGCGGTGGCCGCGCTGCGCGGCGGCGTGCCGGAGAACTTCCGCGCGCCCGGCGTGATCCTGCGCCAGGTGCTCACGTGGGTGCTGTCGACGGGTGTGCCGCTGCTGGCGATCATCCTGGCGCTGGTGGCCAGCAAGTTCTCGATCCTGACCGCGTCGGCGGACCGGCTCAACACCCCGATCCTGCTGCTGGCCGTCGCG
Coding sequences:
- a CDS encoding carboxymuconolactone decarboxylase family protein; the encoded protein is MTDVREKGFQVLRELLPDLPLDGFQRDGSFGDELLEIGLDNVFGRLWSREGLSRRDRSLVTMGILIALRATDEFASHVKIARNNGLTEQEIAEVIYHSSGYAGFPNANTAMKVAKGVLEGP
- a CDS encoding alpha/beta fold hydrolase, whose amino-acid sequence is MSPVTHHRVLVDGVDTFYRTAGPVDAPIVLLPHGYPASSYVYRNLMAALGGRWRLIAPDLPGFGYSATPSAQEFAYTFAAYSAFLQSFVETLGLGRYVIWLHDYGSQFGFQLALAKPERVAGLIIQNGDIYEDAFGPKYDFLKESWNNPGPAARRRIAQHVTLHGFETEFRGELPDDVAERISPDLWTLHWSLMSTPERVANLIRLLEDQPTTLGWFAAEQAYLREQHPRVLIVWGPHDGYMPEASARAYLRDLPDADIHLLGGGHWLLETHLDEVVPLIDAFLADVYARR
- a CDS encoding DNA polymerase III subunit delta', whose amino-acid sequence is MSGVFSRLVGQHAVEQELVAAAAAARGDSAHSGVATGTMTHAWLITGPPGSGRSVAALCFAAALQCTSDGVPGCGECRACTTTMAGTHADVRRIVPEGLSIAVKEMREIVQIASRRPGTGRWQVVVIEDADRLTEGAANALLKVVEEPPPSTVFLLCAPSVDPEDIAITLRSRCRHIALTTPSIDAIADVLITGDGLPPEDARWAASVCGGHVGRARRLATDPEARERRKRALGLARDAATPSRAYAAAEEMVAVAEAEAVALTADRNENETEELKTALGAGGTGKGTAGTMRGAAGALKELEKRQKSRQTRASRDALDRALIDLATYFRDALLVSSGVGSVTANHPDMAEKVAALAAHAAPDRLLRCIEAVLECREALAVNVKPKFAVDAMVATIGQALRG